ACACTTGTTTGACTAAAGAATGATAAGTAATAATTACTACAAACTTTTTTCTTACTTTCCATAATATTAGGGCCTGGACAAACCATCTTTTATTAAATCACACTAATCAACCATCTTTTATTAAATCACACTAATCAGTTCtttgaccaattttttttttaattaaggatCATTTGGTagagtatataaaaaaaaaaatataattaatcatACAAAAGATTTCAACATATGCATTAGATCCTCAAATCTTTGACCATCGAATAAGTTTGTAATACATATTACTAATACACTTTACGAAATGACCCGACCCGATAGGATGAAACATATGATAATAATgagagtaatatatatataatgcatAGCGCAAAGAGAAATTGTTTAGTTGAAAAGGGTGATGTCAGGTAGTGGAGCAAAGAACGTAACCGTCCTTCTCACAGTCCCTATTTTGGATGCATATCATATCAGCTCAGTCTCACGCATTTTACACCACCTTGCCTTCCTGGCCCATTCACACACCATTCATGAGTAGTAGTACTggaaaaaagaatcaaattttcTGATACTATACAgatttcattttcagttttttcGGAAACAGCCCAACTCTGAGAACCTCATCAGCGAACAGACCAGCTGCTGCTTCTTCTGAAAAGgtagttctttttttctttctaagaACTCCAtgtttttagttagtttttgtGGTTCTAATTTTTTGGGTTTGTGTTTTTTCTGCTGATTCTTTCATTACCTACTTGCCTACATTGTGATTCTGTTTGTTTGTGTAGGTGGAATTTCTTGTTATCTGGTTAGTTCCATGTtggttctattttttttgtggtgGTGAGTGTAAATGATGAGTTTTAAGAAATACCCACAAAGTGAAAGGAACAGTATATCACACCATTGATGAGTGGTAGTTGTAGTAGTAGTAGAAtatcacaaaagaatcaaatttTCTGAATTCCTGGTTTTAGATTTACAGATTTCATTGTCAGTTTCagagtttttgtttttgtgctcttttcttttgagttttcgGTTTTCAAAAAGAGACCCCATTTAATTGTACGGAACAACAGTTGCTGGTTTTTTCTGTAGCTCTTTTTgaagttctattttttttttgtttccagGAACTCCATATTTTTAACTCAGTTTTTGTGCTTTTAATTCTTTTGGAGTGATTTTCTGCTGATGCCTATTTGTTCTTTTAGCTCATTTGTGTAGCTGGGTTTCAGTGTTTTTGTTATGCTTTTTTCATGAGTGAATGATGAGTTTATGAGTTCTCAAAAACACCCTCAAATACCCATTAAcaacatcttcttcttctcctgaaaggtagtatttttattttcaagtacTCCATTTTTACTTCCTTTCCTATATTTTTAGCTCATATTTGTTCATGGGTTGtatcttttttctttccttttttgattTTATGCTGCTGCTTTTCAAAAACTATCTGATTTGCATTGCCATCTATTATTAGTTCTTAGTTCATTTTTTgttaattgggtctttttggttgtactttctttatttctccTTTTCCATTTATGTgctttctttccctttttagcTTGTTGAGAGTAATTTTTACATTTGTTGAAGAAAGTGATGTTCTTGGCAGTTTTTTATTAAGTATTTActtgaatttgaaatgaaaaaaaaacataaacaagtgTTATGGGAGAGTcacatttttaatcattttagtCACACATAACGTGTAGATTTATAAAGGTTTTCCTTTTATTGTATGGAACCCATTTGTTTGTTCTCCAGCTTTTTGCTATTTTTAGCAAAATTTATGCGTGTGAGAATTGTTTAAAGATTTATGATTGGGAATATAACGTGCATATTAAATGTTCTTCAGATCTTTCTTGAGCCCAATGCCTAGTTGTATAAAGTTATCAGCTTTAATTTTCTGGAGGGTCTATTTTTGCTCCACAGTTTTGCCAAGCATAGATTCCTATTTTCACTGATGTCTTATTAATTTAAGAATAATAGTAGCTGATAACCTTATTTTGGCATTTTTCTTGGACGGTTTGCTTTGACCATGAATATTGTGAGTCTTAAACAAAGTAGtagtttttgttttcaaaatgaaaaatagtatTTGAACTAATTggagttttattttattttaatttttgtgagtAATTTGGACTGAAAAAAGTACCATCTTTGCTTTAACGacagaattattattattttaaatcattggCCAAACGCACACTTAGCTTTAGTTCTGCTGaaaaaatgacaattttttacaGTATAGTATTAGTTGTTTGTACTTTGAATGAAGCATTAAATATTACCATGTTTGTGATGGataaatattatgtttaaaCACAATATAATGATGTCTTTAAGCCTGTTTCTTAATACTTTCCAGGCACTGTGAGCACACTGGTCTTGGATATTTACTTCTCATAAATCGATTCTTGACACCATTTCATAATCTCTTAAGAGAATATCTAATAATTTGTTCTATTATATGACACAAATAGATTTGAGATttattcagttttttttttttgctttagtaTAGGAGAGTTTCGTGCGGGTGTCTTTGAGTTTAGCAAGTTTTTTGGGTGATTGAGATGGTACATTTAACTTGAAGGTGCACACAACATTTCATGTAAAAAATTGATTGAAGAATGTATTTTCTTCCAGCTTCTTCATGAACTTCAGTCAGTCAAATctgcatatctttttttttttggctgaTTGTTGTTGATCGAAGAAACAATTTCCCCACTATCATGGCTTTACTAAACAAATGAATTAAGGTGTTTGTTTGTGTGTAGATTTTTGTTCGTCTTGGTATGATTCATATTTGATTTCACTTTATAGCTTTGTTTTTCATCTTATTCATGGAATACCTCGCAGGTCATTGTATGAAACTGCAGTGAACCAGCATAATGACAAAGAAAGCTTCAAAATGGGAGGCTTGTGTACTAATGATCATTCTTCTCTGCTTTACACAACAACCAGTAGTCACAACTGGCTATTTGGTCAACGACATGGAGTTACTGAAGGCTCTACGAAATTCTCTTGTCCTGAAAAGGGATGTTATTCCCAGATGGTTTGATATAAAGACTCCTCCATGCAATTGGACCGGCATAAAGTGTGAAGGTGAACGTGTCATCCAGATAGACTTTCCATGTACAGGATCACCGCTAAATGTACCATTTCCTGGAAATGTTGGAAAATTTAGGTCCCTCAAGCACCTGAACCTCAGCCACTGTGCCCTCACTGGTACTATACCTACAGATGTTTGGAGTCTGGAGAATATGGAGACACTAGACTTGACTGACAACAGGTTAACTGGCGAGCTTCCTCCAACTATATCTAACCTGAGAAACCTGAGATATCTTGTACTCGACGATAATGGTTTCTCAGGCAGTTTACCATTAGCAATTTGTGAGCTCAAAGAGCTCAGGGAACTATCAGTTCATGCAAACTTTTTTACTGGCAATCTTCCTGATGAGATTGGAAACATGGAGAAGTTGCAGTCTCTTGATTTCAGTTCAAATTTCTTCTCTGGTAATCTACCTTCCAGCCTAGGTAATTTGATGGAGCTTCTATTTGTTGATGCCAGTCAAAACAACTTGACCGGATTGATATTTCCAGAAATTGGAAAACTAGGGATGCTtaaaattctctctctctcatccAACATGTTGTCTGGACCTATACCTGCAACAATTGGCCATCTGAAGCAGCTGGAGATACTTGATCTCCAAAACTGCAAATTCACTGGAAGTATTCCTGATGAGATTTCTGAATTGAGTAATTTGAATTACTTGAATGTAGCACAGAATGAATTTGATGGAGAGCTTCCCTCAAGCATTGGAAAGCTAGAAAATTTGCTTTACCTTATTGCTTCAAATGCCGGATTGTCTGGAACAATCCCTTCAGAGTTAGGGAACTGCAAAAGGCTCAAATCAATAAATTTGTCCTTCAACTCATTTTCAGGGGCATTACCTGATGAACTTTCTGGGTTGGATTCACTTAAATCACTTGTGCTTGATTCAAACGGCTTATCAGGCCCCCTGCCTATGTGGATTTCCAACTGGACGCAAGTAGAGTCAATAATGGTGTCAAAGAACTTCCTAAGTGGACCTCTCCCACCACTGTATCTCCCTTTGCTATCTGTTCTTGATGTCAGTGCTAACAGTCTATCTGGTGAGTTGTCTTCAGAGATATGTGGTGCCAAATCATTGAGCGTGCTGGTGTTGTCAGATAACAACTTCACTGGTGACATCCAAAGTACTTTCGGGAACTGTTCAAGCCTCACAGACTTGGTGTTGTCTGGAAACAATCTCTCAGGTAAACTGCCTTCTTATCTTGGGGAGCTTCAGCTTATTACTCTTGAGCTATCGAAAAACCAATTCTCTGGGATGGTACCAGATCAACTATGGGAGTCAAAAACATTAATGGGGATCTCACTCGGCAACAATATGCTTGAAGGTCCAATTCCAGCGACTATTGCAAAACTTTCAACCCTCCAGAGATTGCAACTTGATAATAATCTGTTTGAAGGAAGCATACCGCGTAGCATTGGTAACTTGAAGAACCTGACCAATCTCTCTCTTCATGGTAACAAGTTAACTGGAGGTATTCCATTGGAGCTTTTTGGATGTACAAAGTTGGTATCTCTTGATCTTGGTGCAAACAGTCTTTCAGGTGAAATTCCAAGATCAATAGCTAAGCTGAAATTGCTAGACAATTTGGTTCTGTCTAACAATCAGTTTTCTGGCCCTATACCTGAGGAAATTTGTTCTGGGTTCCAGAATATGCCTTTACCAGACTCTGAATTCACCCAGCATTATGGCATGCTTGATTTGTCCAACAATGAACTAGATGGGTCCATCCCACTCTCAATTAAGGATTGCATAGTTGTGACAGAGCTACTTCTACAGGGAAATAAGCTCACGGGAAGCATTCCTCCTGAAATTTCTCAGCTCGGTAATTTAACAATGCTTGATCTATCTTTCAATTCCTTGACAGGTCCAGTGTTTCATCAGCTGTTTCCAATGTCAAGCCTCCAAGGTCTCATACTTGCTCATAACCAGATAAGTGGATCTATTCCTGATAATCTCGACACTATGATGCCAAGTTTAGTCAAGCTAGACCTTTCAAATAACTGGTTGAGTGGCTCATTTCCGCCTTCTGCATTTAGGCTCAAAAGTTTGACTTACCTGGACATCAGCATGAATTCTTTCTCAGGCCCCCTGTCTTTTAACGTTGGAACCTCCAGCTCGTTGTTGGTCTTAAATGCTAGCAACAACCAACTCTCTGGTGCTCTTGATGATTCTCTCTCTAATCTGACATCCTTGTCCAAGCTAGATCTCCATAACAACTCAATCACAGACAACTTGCCCCCATCACTTTCAGCTCTTGCTTCCCTGATATATCTTGACTTATCCAGCAACCGTTTTCAAAAGTCCTTTCCTTGTAGTATTTGTGGCATAGAAGGCCTTGTTTTTTCCAATTTCTCTGGCAACAAATTCATTGACCTACCCCCTGATGTGTGCACTAAGGCTAGGAAATGCATACCAAGTGAACCTGTTTTACCTCCCAGGGAAAACTATCCATCTACTCCAGTTCTAAGCCATGCATCAGTCTTGGGCATTGCTTTGGGTGCATCGATCTTTTCTCTTGTGGTGCTCATTGTAGTTCTCAGATGGAGAATGCTGAGACAAGAAGCTGTACTTGTTGACAGAGGTAAAGGTAAGCATGGAAAGAAAACTGACCCCACATCTACTGATGAGCTTTTGATTAAGAAGCCAAAGGAGCATCTGAGTATCAACATTGCAACCTTTGAGCAGTCTTTGTTACGAATCAACCCTACAGCTATTCTCTCAGCCACTGAGAACTTCAGCAAGAGTTACATCATTGGTGATGGTGGCTTTGGTACTGTATACAAAGCCAAACTGCCTGAAGGCCAGACCATTGCTGTCAAGAGGCTGAACGGAGGCCACATGCATGGTGATCGCGAGTTCTTTGCTGAAATGGAAACAATTGGGAAAGTAACGCATGAAAATCTGGTGCCATTGCTTGGTTATTGTGTCTTTGCAGATGAGAGGTTCTTGATATATGAATACATGGAGAATGGAAGCCTTGATTTCTGGTTGAGAAACCAAGCAGATGCTGTAGAAGCACTTGACTGGCCAACTCGTTTCAAGATTTGTCTAGGGTCAGCTGTTGGACTTTCCTTTCTACACCATGGTTTTGTTCCACACATCATCCACAGAGACATCAAGTCAAGCAACATACTCCTAGACAAGAACTTTGAACCACGAGTGTCTGACTTTGGCCTGGCTCGAATAATTAGTGCTTGTGAGAGCCATGTTAGCACAATCCTTGCTGGTACATTCGGGTACATACCTCCCGAGTATGGACAAACCATGACGGCCACAACAAAGGGAGACATCTACAGCTTTGGAGTGGTGATGTTGGAACTGGTAACAGGAAGGGCACCAACAGGACAGGCTGATGTTGAAGGAGGCAATCTTGTTGGCTGGGTGAGATGGATGGTTTCAAATGGCAAGGAGATTGAAACGTTGGATCCATTTATTTCTGGTTCAGGATTATTGAAGGATCAAATGCTGCGCGTTCTTTCCATTGCAAGGTTATGCACCAGCGATGAGCCATGGAAGCGACCATCAATGCTTGAAGTGGTGAAACTGTTGAAGGAGGCCAAGAACAATGGTGCTTGTGGAGTGTGATTGAACATCAAACATAAACATGACTAGCTTATTACAAGTCACAACAAAAGGTAATGAAAGGAAGGTGTAATATGATGGATTATAGTTCTCTTATGTTATGCAGCTATCTGTATTATGAGTTTATACAGGTCAGACAGATGTAAGTTGTGTTGGAAACAAACTATGTTGTTCCCTTTAATTTGAGATATAGAAGTTTATGCATGTGACTTGTAAATCATAATCTTTTACTAGGAAGGAGTCTATAGTCTTAATTTCTTCCTACAGGTGACAAAGAAGGAAAAACTTACTCCCTTGCTTGCTAATACCCAAAATAAAAACTCAACCAGAATCCTtgcattttatgtttatttatttgttatccCATAAACGGCAAACCAAATGATGGATCtaacaattaattaatcaatGGCATAACAATATAAAAATGGATATGTCTTTTGAGATCTTCATGCAAGACAAAATGGAGCGTGTTCACGAGATTAGAGTAGGTTTAATTTGTGGGGTCTGCTTAATTATTTGGACAAAATTAGGCACCTAACTACTACTACTCTAACCCAAGGAGTACATATAAAAGtacatattacatatttttagtttttcatgACATGAATGTGAtgttgaaaaatagaaaaaaagtaCAAATGACTTCTTTTAACGGACACGCTATGTCTATAGGTATCGAATGaatttgaaatatcaaattGAAGTAAACATAATAAACCCCcttaaaacaaagaaaacttCGCGCCAAGGCAGACGAGGCCACACCATCTATCCTTCATGCTAGAGCTGGCAGGTTTTCACGAGCTGAATAGTTGTATTTGGACCACACACACAGAGGAAAGGTGGTTATGTTTGTGGGCTCAACTTATTTTTCTTAGAGAAATGGACACCTAATCAGCCAAAATTAGGCACCACTAGCACTAGCAGCAACTGTTTAACAACCTAACTACTATTCTAACATAAAACTTAAAACTCtatttcatattcaaaatcATTCTATCTTCTTTATTAAGCCACTTGGTCTCTCTTAATATAAACTCCATTTTATCTCTTTCAACTTTTGCTATTTTCTCATGTGATCTTTTATTATATACTTCccaaataaaagaagaagagatcCATGGAGAAGTTTGTTGTATTTCCATTTTCTTTAGGGTGTGTTTCTGAATCAAGTGTTCCAGTGGTCAACACCAACAAAAGCCACAACACAAACAATATTTCTCAATTAAATGATCACCTTCCAACAAGTATGTTTTAAGTACttcattactattattattatattttgttacgTCTTAATAAAAATCCTGACTCTTTGATTTCTCTTGTTTTGTGAAGAGAGACAAGTAGTTGGAGAAAAGAGTCCatcaaaagtgaaaataaatgGATTTTTGGTGAGACGACGAATTACTCAAGGAGTGGACACATTCAAAAGGAATTTCAAAGGTTTCTATCAATTATTTGGTAAGTATTTTTGTACTCATGATGTAACATATTCTGAGTAATTTCTTGATAttcttttgttattgttgttgcagTGTACAAAGAAGAGATGGAAATAGGATATCCAACAGATGTGAAGCATGTAACACATATTGGATCTACAAAAATTAATCCTATGATTAAAAACTGGGATAATTCAAAGGAATCTGATTTACCTTCTATTTCTATTCAACAATTTGAACTTGCTATGGCTGCTGGATCCTCTAGGTTTTAGTAGTTCCAACTAATTTTCATTCCCTTTCTTTTTGATAAGTAACTTGtcgaaatttttttatattgaacgATAAAATGTTCTCTAACATTTAGAGCTCTTCAttgttattttatcttttgtttttgttgttttcttctatGGAGAAAACATTTGTATGGTATTGATGTGTGgaatttaaatgtatataatGTCAAAATTAGTAGGGAAGTTGTCACTTTTTTCCCTTCTCTATTTTCCTTAAATGCAATTCAAATTCAAAGTACACAAAATTTATCTACAACAAAGAATTGTAGTTAAAGTAACTATTGGAAAGCAATTGATAATTGTTacttttaagttaaaacttTAGTCTCTTGAAGGGGTTGGGGTATTTGAGCTTCCAAGATAGAAATCTTATGATTGgaagattttgaaagaaaataatatcattGTTATTGTTTGAATAACGATCGacctttatttctaaaatttaaaaataaatttaaataattccatataattcaagaacattttatatatttttacttcttaCATAAGGCTTATTGTAGATACTAttaatgaaaagtaaaatatttagacTAATTGCATTACAACATAAgtaattattaacataaaataaatttaaatattttgcaaACCTTTAGataatttgacatttttcctatatataaaaaaagatgaattatttatatttccaTCTATTTTAACCCTATATACTTTTATTTGGcagagattttttaaaatactttaatttctaaatctaaacatattacattattttttggaaaaagggtcaagaaatctctcaattttgatttattgtttaaatttattattgccgttaaaataaagttaattttacTCCTTATCGTTAAATAAAGTTGATTTCACCACTCCTGTCACTAATTTCACCAAATTTATCCCTTATTAGACGGATTGACCCAAATTGATCCGAATTTACCTTTTTGACATATTTAATGGAGATTTGGGAGAATAGGTAAATGAGTATTGGAGATTTGGGAGAATGTGGTCagattattttaaatgatctGGTTAATggattaaaataagaaataggttttatttttaaaattcggGTCAATTTGGATCAATTCATCTAATGAGGGGTAAATTAGGTGAAATTAGTAATAGGAGGggtaaaattaactttatttttaatggCGAGGgataaaattaactttatttttaactttattttaacgaCAAAggtaaatttaaacaaaaaatcaaagttggagggtatttttgactttttcccttatttttcaGATCACTGTTTCTGCTTCTCCTTCATCACCCCtatttgtacaatttttttttcttctgaaaaCCCATTTATAAAACTTAATAATCTGAAATCCTGCATTAAATCAAATTtggtaataaattttaatatatttttatattatatttgttttgtccAATTTTGAAATCATAATGTTGTTGCAGAATTTGTGAGATTGGAAGGAAATGGGGTTCGCGGTAACAAGTTTAATTTTTGTCGTGGTCGGAGTTATTGCATCCTTCGGTGCCGGAATCTGCTGCAATAGAGGACCTTCCACTAATTTGTATGTGAaattttcttcagattttgTTTGGGGTTATTGTTGTTCATTATTATGGGAATTGTTTGATTTAACTAGCTTTATAATCAGAATTAGTCTTTTAATTGGTGTATTAGAAAGTCATAATTTGGTAAAGTAAGTAACTTTTTGTTTCAATTCGGTGTCTCTTCTGGTTAAGGGTCAGCGTAACTCATGTTGGTCTTTTACATGCCTTTTGATATTGCATAAGTTGTCTATTTGTTCTGTGCTTACACTTTGTTATGTCTTGCTTAGATTGATTGGCGAAGTCTATCGAAAATTGTTTCTTTTACCTTTGGTGTTGAGCCAGCTTGATTGTACTTCTGTCAAGTACTTGCATCCTTTTAGCTATGTTGGTACCAGATAACTCTACCAACCAAGACTTTGGTAGATCGGAAAGGATCACCTTTTTAGTCTGTATCCATCCTTGTGGAGGATTTGAGCACAAGATTGTTGAAAGATTTATGCTGCTTTTTCTTTGATCTTCTGATCATCTATGATTTGGAGCAGTCTGGTAATTCTTGAATAGGGATTGAGATAACAAACAACCGGGATGTATTTATGAGAGAAAATGCCAGAGTATCGACTTCATTTACCCTTTTCTGAATATTGTGACATTGAGTAAACCTTTGAGACTAAACTTTCATGAGATAGCAGGGTTTCGACAG
The nucleotide sequence above comes from Solanum pennellii chromosome 9, SPENNV200. Encoded proteins:
- the LOC107029631 gene encoding leucine-rich repeat receptor protein kinase MSP1-like, coding for MTKKASKWEACVLMIILLCFTQQPVVTTGYLVNDMELLKALRNSLVLKRDVIPRWFDIKTPPCNWTGIKCEGERVIQIDFPCTGSPLNVPFPGNVGKFRSLKHLNLSHCALTGTIPTDVWSLENMETLDLTDNRLTGELPPTISNLRNLRYLVLDDNGFSGSLPLAICELKELRELSVHANFFTGNLPDEIGNMEKLQSLDFSSNFFSGNLPSSLGNLMELLFVDASQNNLTGLIFPEIGKLGMLKILSLSSNMLSGPIPATIGHLKQLEILDLQNCKFTGSIPDEISELSNLNYLNVAQNEFDGELPSSIGKLENLLYLIASNAGLSGTIPSELGNCKRLKSINLSFNSFSGALPDELSGLDSLKSLVLDSNGLSGPLPMWISNWTQVESIMVSKNFLSGPLPPLYLPLLSVLDVSANSLSGELSSEICGAKSLSVLVLSDNNFTGDIQSTFGNCSSLTDLVLSGNNLSGKLPSYLGELQLITLELSKNQFSGMVPDQLWESKTLMGISLGNNMLEGPIPATIAKLSTLQRLQLDNNLFEGSIPRSIGNLKNLTNLSLHGNKLTGGIPLELFGCTKLVSLDLGANSLSGEIPRSIAKLKLLDNLVLSNNQFSGPIPEEICSGFQNMPLPDSEFTQHYGMLDLSNNELDGSIPLSIKDCIVVTELLLQGNKLTGSIPPEISQLGNLTMLDLSFNSLTGPVFHQLFPMSSLQGLILAHNQISGSIPDNLDTMMPSLVKLDLSNNWLSGSFPPSAFRLKSLTYLDISMNSFSGPLSFNVGTSSSLLVLNASNNQLSGALDDSLSNLTSLSKLDLHNNSITDNLPPSLSALASLIYLDLSSNRFQKSFPCSICGIEGLVFSNFSGNKFIDLPPDVCTKARKCIPSEPVLPPRENYPSTPVLSHASVLGIALGASIFSLVVLIVVLRWRMLRQEAVLVDRGKGKHGKKTDPTSTDELLIKKPKEHLSINIATFEQSLLRINPTAILSATENFSKSYIIGDGGFGTVYKAKLPEGQTIAVKRLNGGHMHGDREFFAEMETIGKVTHENLVPLLGYCVFADERFLIYEYMENGSLDFWLRNQADAVEALDWPTRFKICLGSAVGLSFLHHGFVPHIIHRDIKSSNILLDKNFEPRVSDFGLARIISACESHVSTILAGTFGYIPPEYGQTMTATTKGDIYSFGVVMLELVTGRAPTGQADVEGGNLVGWVRWMVSNGKEIETLDPFISGSGLLKDQMLRVLSIARLCTSDEPWKRPSMLEVVKLLKEAKNNGACGV
- the LOC107029632 gene encoding CRIB domain-containing protein RIC4-like; protein product: MEKFVVFPFSLGCVSESSVPVVNTNKSHNTNNISQLNDHLPTKRQVVGEKSPSKVKINGFLVRRRITQGVDTFKRNFKGFYQLFVYKEEMEIGYPTDVKHVTHIGSTKINPMIKNWDNSKESDLPSISIQQFELAMAAGSSRF